The DNA sequence AATGTagcagcgtttctcaaacgcTCAAACTGATGATGGAAAGTATATTATAACGtggaattatacaaataattccaCTAGTATTTTATTCTCATTAGGATGGTTTTCTAATTGACCCGCCAAAAGTATTCATTTATCGAGAGTGTTCGTGGGATGATGGAGTTTGAAAAACGCTGACGGCAATCACGTAGAAGAacgtatataaatagaaaagacAGAATGAACATGGTACGATGAACACGGTTGAACAGTATCAGATTGAAGGGTGGAATCGAGTTAAGAAGATCGAGTCTAAAATTACCAGAGTATTGTGATCTCGAGtcgaaattttacaaaaacaataGTCGTATAATTCTTCTCCCGGTGTATTTCTCttaattgcaaatataaaGGGGCGAACACGTTATGTAGCTTCGTTGGTAAAATTTATTCCCAAGGTGATCGCTTATTAAGATCTCGATGCTCGAACGTGAGATGCTTCTTGGTCCACGTGACGTTTAATTAAccattttattaacgaaacagACGTAAGCTCTTCTCTATGGGGGCCAAGGTTTCGATCGAGTCGGATTCGCGTTCGTGATCCTATTTTAGAAAGAGCGAGACAGGTTACCTATACATCACCGATCGTTCTGGGAATACAGATTCGCAATAGACGTCGATAATTACGATCCATTGCGAACGAACTATACCCGCAGAAATAATTCGCCTACTCCGTTCAATCGCGGTGTCCTAATCTCGTGTAACTTTTAACCGTTGCTATTAGGCGGCAAGGATCAAATATATCCAGCAAAATATAAACCGAGGTTCGTGTAGTTAATGACGTGGAAGGATGTGACGTGAGCGTGCACGTGTAAATGCGCCCGACGTAGTGTACTTCCGTCACGTAAATTTGCACGTGTCGTCTGCGCAAAACAGTCGATCGCCATCTGACTCCGAGCTTAAGAGGGTTGTTtcgaagattttttttttcgaaaaatgtaaaccGTGAAAGAGAAACCGATTTTCGAGGGGCGTCGTTTTCTTTACGATCGATGGCTCGATAACAAGGATCGTTCGCCAATCGAACCTCGTTAAATAAAGCGAACCGACGCGGTTCATGTGAGAAAATCGCTGAATGGTCCATCGTCTGGCctataaatgataaaagaagACGATGTTAGAAGACGGCGTGTCAATGTTAATGTCAGGCAATGTGCTTCCCCAACTACCTTACTGTTTGGAACAACTCGATCGTATTTTGATCGGGCATCCGTTACGATCCGATGCGATCCAAATCATGCGACTAGCGATCTTTCGGTAACGCtacatggaaaattaatttccaactATGAAACGATCGTTGTTACGTGCGACATCGAGCGTGATCGATGATACTCTCCGTTATACGTGCTCCTTGTCTTGAAATAAATGAGGCTTCTTTCACGCATCGTGTCCTCGCCAGAGACGCGTGTAACACGATTACGTTCGCCTGGACAATCGAGTCGTTATTACCGAAAATCCCCATAAATCATCCGTACTTGTCTTGATAGGTTctacgaaattttattactccGCGAAAGCGAACGAAGCGTTACGCGTGTTACGTTGCGTTAAAATTACATAGTACTTAAGAATAGTATTTGTAGTTCCACGCACATAGGCCGAGCGATAACGCGATTTAAAATATCGCGTTATTTCCAGAGAGCAGCAAagcttaaaaattgtttaacgtCACCGGGTATTATGTTATCCGTGAGACCGTCGTATGCCATAAATCATATCGCGTGCACGGATTCGATTCGTGGAACCGAATGTACAAAAGACTTTCCATCGGAATTAATGAATTTACGTCACAGCATTTTTTGTTCCAGGGTCGTTGCCTGATATCGCAGTGACGATGGCATCGGGAAGAGAAATTTACGGTGCATTCAGGTAAGCGGAAGCAAATTTTTCTACGTCTTTGTCGTTCACTTCTACGTggtctaaatataaaaataacagagaAAACAAACCGTACTGGGTTGTTTGGACACAATTACCGGGACGTACGTGTCCCAGCAGCTGCGAGAGGGTTAAGAGAGTTAGCAAATATAGCCAAAACAAATAAGGTATCGATCCGACGACcgaataaatgattaatttcgttaattttacgCAACCTCTGTCACGCGACGAGAGTTGCAAAAACAACGAGTGTGTCGTCAGTTCTCGAATGCAACGTGTCGCGCGATTCTGACAGTGCCATGTAACGTGGCTGCAAATACGCGCATAGAAGCCTGTTATTTCCAGAATTTTCGTGGGAGTAAATTTCCAATACGACCTTTCTGTAATCGTTTCTGCGGAAAAGTCTGCGTGGGTGGCAGTCGATATCGTTGGATTATATGATCATCTGGATGCACTATCAATCCAGTTTGGTGCACAAATAATGCGTCCATTCTGGCTTCGAAGGTCTCGCAATAAGTTGGCGAGACCGAACGCTTCGGTGTTTTCCCCGCGATGCTAGATCAACAAAATCATCCTATCAGACACCTTTCCAGAAAGCAATCGTACGCTTCGTTCCGGCTTCCGCCTTAACGCGATTCGCGGATTATAATTCTCgcagtacaaatattttcatagcTTTATCGAGGCCGCTGTATCGTAGGAAGTGGTTCAAACGATTATGGTTATAGACCGTGACGCAAATAAGAGTCCCTGAATTTGCGCGTCCTCTCGTTCCCTCTTTTTCCCCTCTTTCCTAATAATTTTCTCCTAAAGCATCCAGACAAAAACTTTTTCTCGATAACGAAGAACCGTACTCGCTCTATTTCTGATGTCATCGCTAGTCGAAACGTTCGACATCGACGTAACGCAATATTTCACGTAAAATCAATCCGTTATCCATAGTCTAGGCTACGTGCTTCAGTACCAATGACGTAACATTGACGCAAGCGACAATTGTTGCCACTACAATGCTGCAGGGCAGAACGTCGATAGTTCGGTCCGACTACGAAAATCGCCTCCTCCTTAGCGACGAAACCCGTTCGTTTCTCAAAACCTGAACTCCAGACGTTCGACGGTCGATGTCTGGGCTTCCCCTTTTGATTTCTCTTACCCTGGAGGTAATCGAAACGAGCTGGAATCTACCCACGCTTTTTCGTATATCGAAATCGAAGGGATATCGACTGGACGCGACCGTGTACGAAGGTGTGCGAACTATGTTCGAAAATTCTGAGGTAAATACGTATACACATACGTAGAGATTATAACGGATATATAGACACCTGTGTGTTCAATCTCAAGTGCATCGTACACGGGATACGGTGGCAAGATTTCGGGTATTAGAATCAATCGATACCTCGGTGTTTGTACAAAATCTCAGGAAGCCTGCTAGGCAGACGTCTAACGACAGTATCGTTTAGAGATATTTTCTAAGCGTCGAAAAGAAACCACCAAGCGAATACGCATTTGTGTTATATCGgatttcctttaatttccaGCCTAATCGTGGACGACGTCGACTCTCACTCGATGTCGAGCGAAAATTCCGACTTGGACGGTCTGTCGAACGAGAGCAGCTCTCAGAATTCGTCTACTCAAACACCTTTGGACAGCCCAGGTGGTCCCAGGGAAAGAATCAAGCAGATGCAGGTGGAAGCTGAGACTAGAAGAGGAGAGTTTGCGAGATTGCTCGAAGAACACGCTCAGGTCGTGAGGAAGCTGAAGATGATGGAAGCAGAGGAACAGCTCTCGTCGACCGGAAACGTTATGGGAGCCACGCACGCGTGATTCCATTCTTAATTGGGCAGAACAGTCATTGGGTTGGGACCACTGCCCTTTCGCGATTGCAGCAGCACCGATTCGTTCAATAATGGAAATTGCAGAAATTTCGATAATGGTTGTTGTGCGGGTACAAAAATACTCGTTCGACGTCAGTGACTTCGGTCGCACCCGAGAAAACAAAGTGTCGACGTAACCCGTATTTTTGAAACGCGTCTAAAGCGACGAACTCTCTGTTTTTCTGTAAAAGTGAATTACTGTAAGAGTGAACTTTAACGAATGCGGTAAAATTATGCTTGAGTCGATGCGATGAAAAGCGTGGCTCGGATACGTCGAATAGAAAGATCGAAGACGAATGTCAGGTGAACGACCGTTCGATCTGAAAACTCGATCAAGGGGTTACGACGGTGTGACGGACTGAAAAAGCAGATAGCAGTCAGACATTTCTCTGTTCGAAAACGAGTAtgcaattttatcaaatatttatcgattacCTGAAAATACATACGTCAAATTACAAACCTActtaattctgtaaaatttatgGCCAATTAGCTTATCAATCCACGTATTCTACGTCATAAAACAACTATACCTATCAAATTTTGCAGCTCGTTACACTGTCGTAATCCGCCGCGACGATTAGTCCCTAAGTACGAGATTATCCTTTTTTCTACGCTTCTTTTGAGTTTTACGCGAAGCAACGAGACGTCTTCGCTTCGGTGTTTCTGCTTCTTCTTGTCATTCTTAGAAACCTCATTGCGAAGATCATGAAAATATGAGGCGCCCAAGCGCACTTCTTTTGTAATAATGAAAACTTATTGCGCGAGGCTCGGCTCGATCGCTCATCAACGTAGAAAACCATTGCGTATCGTTCGAAGTTTGTTTGCTCGAAGAGATAATCCTTCTTGTGTTTTATCGCAAAGTCTGAAATACTTCTAGTTACGACAATAATGAGGAACACTCGGCGTATTCTCGTAAAATCTCGAGACAAAGAGTACTAACAAAACCgttattttatgtacatacacagcaaaaagaaaagaaaaaaaaaatggttggCCTAAGCGTAGTACAAACTTTTGAGATATGAACAGCAAAACTTAGTGCTGACCAGGAAACAGTGGAAAGCTTTGGTTCTAGCACTTTGTGTCGTCGACACGCCACCACGTTGATAGAACATCGTCATTTCGCTTTTTAAAAGAAGCGTTGCGATCGTGTATAATCTAGTAAATCTCGACGAAGTACAAGCTTATACATTTTATAGCGTTGTATATTTCAGTGTTCCATACGTGTAAGTTAGTTTTATATACCGTAAGCATACGTATGATAGCATAGGATTCTAAGCCTGTCGGAATACGCGTAGAGCTTTTGTAAATAGATTTCTTTCTCAGCGTAATCCATCATCCAAAGTGTTCACCGGCGAAAAGCCTTGCGATGTAGTTGCACAATAACGTAACCGTTATcgagaattctttttatttcgtcgaGTATCGCGAATAGTAGGAGATTCGTATTAAGCATGGTCCAACAAGGGTAAGATTTTTCTTGTCTCTGCGTGCATATTGCGTCAGGTTTGTATCCGCATAAAATAGGTATTATTAggcatttatagaaatatacacatatacatatgtataaaaatacatgaataGACTTGTGttataatgttaatattaaactatAACAGAAACATTAAGTACGTGTTGATGCATCCCATTGTTATTCGAACGTCCCTCGATACTTCCATCGTATTTGCGTAACATTTGAAACGAAGTTTTTGTACGAAAAACATCTTTTTGATTCGTTACCgaaaaaaaatctttgtttttattttcgtatatGTTACGCGACAGTAATGTttgtagtattttattaaaaaataaatgttgttaTGTTTCAAAGACCACTGTATATCATGTAAAATTATGATAAGTATTGCacattcaaaaaaatatacactttatttaaattattattacacacTTCATCACAGaacttatttttgattctTTGTAACATCACTCAAAAGGAGGCTCGTTTAAATCGGAAACATCCTATCTTGagtaagtaataaattttcactaactaaattaacatatttttaaagctgtctttaattacattttaatattgttataaaaatttctatgcaATAATTTATGTCGGAAAGAGTGTTTAGTATTAGCAATTCAAGATGGGTACAAGGTTTGTGTACAAATAGGAGTAAACTAGATATTACGATAGCACGTATATGGTAACGTACAAACTGGATGTATgtagataaaaaaagaaaatatacatgataATGCCAATaggataaaaacaaatatcaaaGATATAAATCGAAAGTACATTTTACTATAGGATtcgtatttatgaaaatttctatatccCTTGTCTAAAATCTTTATATTTGTCAAATATTAGATCAAGGTTGCAATCATGTACCATTAGGTAATTTGTGTATACCATGACAAATTCATGATTCTGGCAATCTGTTCTGCATTGCCATTGTAATCATTCTATGACTCAACTGAACATTATAATCTCTCAAATATCTTATCAAGTCTGCTTGTTTTTCAATCAGTTCTTCCAGGTTCGACTCTCTAGGACGATAACCAACTTCACCGCTACCCGCGTATGTGTCCTGAGTGAAAGAAGACAACCACTCTTCCCGAGTAACATCGGGTGGTGGACGCAATCGATTGAATCTCAAAACCTTTTCTAAAAtacagaaagaattttttacattgtaaATCTTTCAGTATATTCTATATACTTACTGATATAATGTACATAAGCTGGCACAATAATTGTGAGTTCCATTGAAGTTaacagtattaaataattcaatggtGTTAACCACTCAGATGATCTGCAATATGCTTCATAATCAACTTTATGCGTGTGGTGCAAGATCACAgctaacaataaataacacaCATTCCACAATGATGCTATAAAAAGTGGTATTCGAATGTGCTGATATGTTGACTGATAAAAGTCAAGATATCCATGAATACGTAACATATGATGTTTTGCCTTCACAAGATGATCGGTTATCATAACCACCAACCAATAAAAACAATGGAGGTacagatatataaaatatgtgtcacatttatttttctcttcggGCCATACCGATGCAAACACAATTCCTATGATTTCTAAAGATACCTAAGGCATTAAATAACCTTGTAATATTAGATGCAAAATCTGAACAATCTTTTAACACCATTAGCGAAGTTGAGGCTTACACCAAATATCAGGGGAATAGATACGATTGGCACAGTatctaatttttgaaattgttcttcTTCCTGAGAAGTCAACACAGGTTGAAGGTATTCCTCGTCGTCCATATTGTTAGGCGCATCAAAAAACACAGCTCCCTAACAAATGCACGTATTACAAACGATCGCGTCGTTTAATAGCTTTCCGATGCGATAAAATATAACGAGTTGGTTTCTAAAACTAGTCTGAACGTTACGCATAGAGCGTCGCGAATGGAGGTTATGTTTACGTTACATTGAGACCGAGAAAAAAATGGATACAATAAAGCTATGACtcaattagaatttttttttaatcgtactCACGCTACTCGACGTGTTTAATTTTCTGACAAGGCTGACCATTGCACAAAGAAAGGATTGAAAAGTGAAATGCAAGAAAAACTCTTTCCATAATCAAGCaaacagttttattaatttttcttcattataGAAAGCAGCTGTTCCGAATAActgtactttttaatttgcgATGCGACACATCACATAAATGATCTACTCTTGTGACGCTTAATTTACGTGTGATTAATCATAGCTGTAACACGTGACGCGGACCAAAATGTCTACCAGCAGACGATAAAATTGAACGCCTgaaaatacatgtataaaattcGACTCGTCGAACACAGAACAAATTAAATCGACGGAAACTATATTTCTGTCTATAATCTAAAATCAAAATCACTATGTTCCCAAAATATACATCTATTTTCGAACGACATGGCACATACGtgttcgtttaataaatatttaccataTCCTGGAATACACGAATAGAAACAAGCTTATAAGTGTCTCTCATAAAACCAAAGAacataatattgaaaaattgcgtAAAATACAGAACGATAGAACAGTCGCCAATGGTTTCGGAATGCCAGATATTTGCATGCGTACTGGCATTAATCAGATGAAGCTGAATAAATACACACAGGAAGCGCGAAACTTCGTTTTAGAAGCACGGAATAAATCCttctgtaaaatttcattccgccAAATGTCATATACAGTTTTGTTCTAGAGCCAATTCGTGTATTCCTCGTCACTTCAGAATGAAATCTATCGTAGGAACGAGAATTGAACAAACTCCGCAATTGTTTTGGAACAACTGTCAGAAAGGATCGACTCGAAATCGAGGCTCGAACTTCACGCTTTCTTCGCCctacttcaaaaaaaaaaaaaaaatacgatggATAACACATAGCCTAGACAAAAACtcacaaaaattgatttcgatcGCAACtgaaatttgtcaaaattttcCGTggttatttacaatataaaatttacaagtatGTTCGGACAACAGATTCCTTTGGAAACGATCAATGACCAACGCGAGCAAAGGAATCGCAACGAGTGTCTTCGACAACTTTTAGCGTGTCAAGCATATGGAATACCATTTACCGGAGTGGCAAACATCCCTTCCTTAAGGGATGATGGATTGACGctcgatttaaatttcatccTATTTAATGACACTGGTTACATTCAACCGAATGATGTTTTTTTCAGAACGCGACAAACGTTAGTAAAAACAAACTTGTTTTCTGAGAACCTATTCttacttttcatttatcgAAGTCAAgtgtaattgtaataattataggAATGCATCCAACCaatatttattggaatatATAAGACAGATGGAGGAAAGATACGCAGTAATGGAGAGAGAGTTGACGAGAACCAAAATGTTGATTCCTGGAACGACGCGCAATGCGATCTCTGTACATCGAACAGTATTTTAGCAGcaacgttttattaaattaatgaagacTTATCTAGGTTAACGGGTTGACATTGACACATCTCTATATGTAAAAATTCGCTTTTCTAAAGTCGCAAACGGACGTAAAGTGGAAGGAATGCTCTCTGGCGAAGAGGTGCGGACACCCGTACGGAACTCCGTCGGGAAATCaaggaaaaaatgttaaagcaCGTGAGATTCGAGATCAAGAgagaattaatgtttcatcGAGAAGAAAGCAttataatgaaagaaaaaatggagaTTCAACCAGTAGGATCTTAGATGATATAGATTGGACTATGAGACGAAATTCTTCCAGGGTAATTGATAAGGATCGACCAAGTTTTTGCGAGACAAAGACGTCTGTGCAaatttactataaaatatacgttacaTTTATGATATTGAGAGTCCCATTTTTCTCTATTAGAATTTCCGAGGcgatatttattctataaagGATCCTATCAATCACCTGTGTCGGCCCAGAACATTGAACAATAATTCAACCGCGGTATGTTCAACGCACAACGTTGCTGTAATTCTTCCACAGGATTCAACGCACTCAACCATCAACGTCTCGAGATGcgatcgaaacatttttaaagtaaCGCATATCGTATTCGATAAAATCTCGAACAATCCTAGACAGCATCGAATTCACTTACAGATAAACAATGATATCCAGAAAAACGCAGACAAGTGCGATGCCGCTAAAATTTTTGAGAATTCGAAGAAATCTTTGACTCCCTTCAAGACTCGACAACCGTTGACTCCGTCAGACAAGGTGTGTTGCTCGTTTCGATACCTTAAGGATATACTTTATGACGCGCaataacgatattactttatttttaaactgcTGCGCCCATTTCTGCTATCGACGATGAAAAGACGTTGATGGAAGCATGCCAAAGGTTCGACAAGAAACACGAATCGGAAACGTCGTATTTTATTGACTTCGATGTCAAACACAAAGATCATACGCAGGCCAGTCCCACGGTAAACACGCCCAAGTTTCAACCAATAATGGGATCAGAGTTTGGTAGCCATGTTTCCCAGCGAAAGTTCGAAACCGACCCAAACAACGATCTGCTGGAGAAATGTGCGTCTAAAAAgctacaatattttaaaaatacggaTACGCACCGTAAACATAATTCGCAGGTTAATCAGACGTTCCAACGCAACCGTGGCCATTGGAGCAATCACTTAAAGACGTTGCCCTACGAAAGAACACGTCCTGTGAACGATCAGTCGAGAAATTTTACGAGAAACTCACGAATACAGAATAGAATTCCTACTCCGCGAAGCAACGTTCACACTGCTTCTACACCCATGGTCCAACCTTTTGCCTCGCATCCCGCGTTAGATCCCAATGGATTAACCATTCAATTGCTGAGGTGCGGAGCCAGTGATGGACacaattcttatctagatcgAGGTGTTATCAGTCAGCCAATGTTATCTTTTACTCTTTACAGGCTGGCAGTGCTACTTTACGCTCCAGCGTTGATGCCTGCTCTGAATTTGTTGATTGCTCGGCAAAATGGACTCACGTCGATCCCGATACCCTGTTCCGAAGGTTCGAACGATCTTTTAACGCAAGTTTTTCGAATTCTGAACAGCCAACAACGCGTCCCGAATTTACCTTATACGGCCCCTTCTCGAGTCGACGAGTGTTCGCAATCTGGCATGGAGTCAAATTCACAGAACCGTTGCGAGGTATAACAATACTTTCGGGGTTGAGAATTGTACACATTTGTGATACAAAATGGTTTCAGAACTTTTCGAGACAGTCTAACGCTGACTCCAGCACGGAGAGTCCTACGAACAATCGAGACGAACGTATTTCGATTGCTGTAAATACATCTTCGGAATCGTGTACTTGCAACAATCTAAAACATTCGTCCGTGCAATGTAGCAAAAGCTCTTT is a window from the Hylaeus volcanicus isolate JK05 chromosome 7, UHH_iyHylVolc1.0_haploid, whole genome shotgun sequence genome containing:
- the LOC128879858 gene encoding uncharacterized protein LOC128879858 isoform X2, whose amino-acid sequence is MVRGSLPDIAVTMASGREIYGAFSLIVDDVDSHSMSSENSDLDGLSNESSSQNSSTQTPLDSPGGPRERIKQMQVEAETRRGEFARLLEEHAQVVRKLKMMEAEEQLSSTGNVMGATHA
- the LOC128879855 gene encoding transmembrane protein 192 isoform X1, coding for MVSLVRKLNTSSSGAVFFDAPNNMDDEEYLQPVLTSQEEEQFQKLDTVPIVSIPLIFGVSLEIIGIVFASVWPEEKNKCDTYFIYLYLHCFYWLVVMITDHLVKAKHHMLRIHGYLDFYQSTYQHIRIPLFIASLWNVCYLLLAVILHHTHKVDYEAYCRSSEWLTPLNYLILLTSMELTIIVPAYVHYIKKVLRFNRLRPPPDVTREEWLSSFTQDTYAGSGEVGYRPRESNLEELIEKQADLIRYLRDYNVQLSHRMITMAMQNRLPES
- the LOC128879959 gene encoding uncharacterized protein LOC128879959; translation: MEERYAVMERELTRTKMLIPGTTRNAISVHRTSQTDVKWKECSLAKRCGHPYGTPSGNQGKNVKAREIRDQERINVSSRRKHYNERKNGDSTSRILDDIDWTMRRNSSRNFRGDIYSIKDPINHLCRPRTLNNNSTAVCSTHNVAVILPQDSTHSTINVSRCDRNIFKVTHIVFDKISNNPRQHRIHLQINNDIQKNADKCDAAKIFENSKKSLTPFKTRQPLTPSDKTLMEACQRFDKKHESETSYFIDFDVKHKDHTQASPTVNTPKFQPIMGSEFGSHVSQRKFETDPNNDLLEKCASKKLQYFKNTDTHRKHNSQVNQTFQRNRGHWSNHLKTLPYERTRPVNDQSRNFTRNSRIQNRIPTPRSNVHTASTPMVQPFASHPALDPNGLTIQLLRLAVLLYAPALMPALNLLIARQNGLTSIPIPCSEGSNDLLTQVFRILNSQQRVPNLPYTAPSRVDECSQSGMESNSQNRCENFSRQSNADSSTESPTNNRDERISIAVNTSSESCTCNNLKHSSVQCSKSSLRERIEENQERIFA
- the LOC128879858 gene encoding uncharacterized protein LOC128879858 isoform X1; protein product: MVRAFFVPGSLPDIAVTMASGREIYGAFSLIVDDVDSHSMSSENSDLDGLSNESSSQNSSTQTPLDSPGGPRERIKQMQVEAETRRGEFARLLEEHAQVVRKLKMMEAEEQLSSTGNVMGATHA
- the LOC128879855 gene encoding transmembrane protein 192 isoform X2, which translates into the protein MDDEEYLQPVLTSQEEEQFQKLDTVPIVSIPLIFGVSLEIIGIVFASVWPEEKNKCDTYFIYLYLHCFYWLVVMITDHLVKAKHHMLRIHGYLDFYQSTYQHIRIPLFIASLWNVCYLLLAVILHHTHKVDYEAYCRSSEWLTPLNYLILLTSMELTIIVPAYVHYIKKVLRFNRLRPPPDVTREEWLSSFTQDTYAGSGEVGYRPRESNLEELIEKQADLIRYLRDYNVQLSHRMITMAMQNRLPES